Proteins found in one Vulpes vulpes isolate BD-2025 chromosome 13, VulVul3, whole genome shotgun sequence genomic segment:
- the LOC112925673 gene encoding E3 ubiquitin-protein ligase RNF113A-like, with product MAEQLSPGKTTDQVCTFLLKKPGGRKGAAGRRKRGGRDREPGDGGSGSGSDEGSAVVRPDKQRATGDPMMQTTRGRGTQKAACGHLSSGEESEAPSLGVGYKCTRSATPVGPGATGAAAVYELDTEKERDAQATFERSQRTQGELRGEEDDKIYRGISNYQKYVKPKDTCLGSASSGGVRKGPIRAPEHLCATVRWDYQPDTCKDFQETGFCGFGDSCKFLHDRSDHKHGWQIERELEEGRYGVCGDENYQVGSDDEEIPLRCFICRQAFRNPVVTRCRHYFCESCALRHFRTTPRCYVCDRQTNGVFNPARELIAKLEKHRAAEEDRDASDFPEDLDEGPIPVT from the coding sequence ATGGCAGAGCAACTTTCTCCCGGAAAGACCACAGACCAGGTGTGCACCTTCCTCTTGAAAAAGCCGGGGGGACGAAAAGGGGCTGCAGGCCGCAGAAAGCGCGGGGGCCGCGACCGGGAGCCTGGAGacggcggcagcggcagcggcagcgacGAGGGCAGCGCTGTGGTTCGCCCCGACAAGCAGCGGGCGACGGGCGATCCCATGATGCAGACGACTCGGGGCCGTGGGACGCAGAAGGCGGCTTGCGGCCACTTGAGCAGCGGGGAGGAGTCCGAGGCCCCGAGTCTTGGCGTGGGGTACAAGTGCACCCGCTCGGCAACCCCCGTGGGACCaggggccacgggggctgccgcTGTCTACGAGCTGGACACCGAGAAGGAGCGCGACGCACAAGCCACCTTCGAGCGCAGCCAGAGGACCCAGGGGGAGCTGAGGGGCGAGGAAGATGACAAGATCTATCGGGGAATCAGTAATTATCAGAAATACGTGAAGCCCAAGGATACGTGTCTGGGCAGTGCATCCTCCGGGGGGGTGAGGAAGGGCCCCATCCGGGCGCCCGAGCATCTGTGTGCCACCGTGCGCTGGGACTACCAGCCCGACACTTGTAAGGACTTCCAGGAGACTGGCTTCTGCGGCTTCGGAGACAGCTGCAAGTTCCTCCATGACCGTTCAGATCACAAGCACGGGTGGCAGATCGAACGTGAGCTTGAGGAGGGTCGCTATGGTGTCTGTGGGGACGAAAACTATCAGGTGGGAAGCGATGATGAGGAAATACCACTCAGGTGTTTCATCTGTCGCCAGGCCTTCCGGAATCCGGTTGTCACCAGGTGCAGGCATTATTTCTGCGAGAGCTGTGCACTGCGGCATTTCCGCACCACCCCTCGCTGCTATGTCTGTGACCGGCAGACCAACGGCGTCTTCAATCCAGCCAGAGAATTGATTGCAAAATTGGAGAAGCATCGAGCTGCAGAAGAGGATCGTGATGCTTCTGATTTCCCAGAAGACCTCGATGAAGGTCCGATCCCCGTCACTTAA